A single region of the Cucumis melo cultivar AY chromosome 3, USDA_Cmelo_AY_1.0, whole genome shotgun sequence genome encodes:
- the LOC103502635 gene encoding serine/threonine-protein kinase BSK1-like — protein MGCCGSSLQRAHSLGLGAGKSNHIPHPQNNFQSHPSNGSSDPAALTGGVPAFSEFSFADLKAATNNFSSDYIVSESGEKAPNVVYKGRLQNQNNRRWIAVKKFTKLAWPDPKQFVEEASGVGKLRHKRLANLIGYCCEGDERLLIAEYMPNDTLAKHLFHWENQTIEWAMRLRVALYIAEALDYCSSQERPLYHDLNAYRVLFDENGDPRLSCFGLMKNSRDGKSYSTNLAYTPPEYLRNGRVTAESVIFSFGTVLLDLLSGKHIPPSHALDMIRGKNILLLMDSHLEGNFSTGEATVVFDLASRCLQYEPRDRPNTKDLVATLAPLQNKPDVASYVMLGIPKHEEAPPTPQHPLTPMGDACARMDLTAIHQILVMTHYKDDEGTNELSFQEWTQQMRDMLEARKRGDLAFRDKDFKTAIDCYSQFIDVGTMVSPTVYARRSLCYLLCDQPDAALRDAMQAQCVYPDWSTSFYMQAVALAKLDMDKDAADMLNEAAALEEKRQKGGRGS, from the exons TCCCGCCGCCCTTACTGGTGGTGTCCCTGCTTTCTCCGAGTTCTCCTTCGCTGACCTCAAGGCTGCTACCAACAACTTCAGTTCTGATTACATCGTCTCCGAGAGCGGGGAGAAAGCTCCCAATGTCGTTTACAAAGGCCGTCTTCAGAACCAGAACAATCGCCGTTGGATCGCCGTTAAAAAGTTTACTAAGTTGGCTTGGCCTGACCCCAAGCAGTTCGTT GAGGAAGCATCTGGGGTTGGTAAATTGAGGCATAAAAGATTGGCGAATCTCATTGGGTATTGCTGTGAAGGCGATGAGAGGCTTCTTATTGCGGAGTATATGCCCAATGACACCCTTGCGAAGCATCTCTTCCACT GGGAGAATCAGACCATTGAGTGGGCTATGAGATTAAGAGTTGCTTTATATATTGCTGAAGCATTAGACTATTGTAGCTCTCAGGAACGTCCATTGTACCACGACTTGAATGCGTACAGAGTTCTGTTTGACGAG AATGGTGACCCTAGACTTTCTTGTTTTGGATTGATGAAAAACAGCAGGGATGGAAAAAGTTATAGCACCAATCTTGCGTATACTCCACCTGAATATTTAAGAAATG GAAGAGTGACTGCAGAAAGTGTTATCTTTAGCTTTGGAACTGTCCTTTTAGATCTACTGAGTGGCAAGCACATCCCTCCTAGTCAT GCACTTGATATGATTCGAGGCAAAAACATTCTTCTCTTAATGGATTCACATTTGGAGGGTAACTTTTCAACTGGGGAGGCAACTGTGGTTTTTGATCTTGCATCACGATGCTTACAATATGAACCTCGAGATCGACCAAATACTAAGGACCTGGTTGCAACCCTTGCCCCTTTACAGAATAAACCTGAC GTGGCATCTTATGTGATGCTAGGAATTCCAAAGCATGAGGAAGCACCTCCGACTCCACAACATCCACTCACTCCAATGGGTGATGCTTGTGCAAGGATGGATCTCACTGCAATTCATCAGATTTTGGTAATGACACACTACAAAGACGATGAAGGAACAAATGAG CTGTCTTTCCAAGAATGGACTCAACAAATGAGAGACATGTTAGAGGCAAGGAAGCGTGGTGACTTGGCATTTCGTGACAAAGATTTTAAAACAGCAATTGACTGTTATTCTCAG TTCATAGATGTTGGCACCATGGTTTCTCCCACTGTTTATGCACGAAGGAGTTTGTGTTATCTTCTTTGCGACCAACCGGATGCTGCTCTTCGAGATGCAATGCAAGCCCAATGTGTTTATCCCGATTGGTCTACATCTTTTTACATGCAGGCCGTTGCGCTTGCCAAGCTAGATATGGACAAGGACGCGGCTGACATGCTGAACGAGGCTGCTGCTTTGGAAGAGAAACGACAAAAAGGTGGACGGGGATCTTGA
- the LOC103502636 gene encoding cytokinin riboside 5'-monophosphate phosphoribohydrolase LOG1-like isoform X1: MGDDGEMIIKHVHPLNSRFKRVCVFCGSSSGKRNCYREAAVELARELVSRRLDLVYGGGSIGLMGLVSREVHNGGGHVIGIIPKTLMRKEITGETVGEVRPVADMHQRKAEMARHSDCFIALPGGYGTLEELLEVITWAQLGIHDKPVGLLNVHGYYNSLLSFIDKAVDDGFIMPSQRSIIVSAPNAKELVQKLEEYVPVHDGVVAKAKWEAAQMELNASLQTEFYR; encoded by the exons atgggtGATGATGGGGAGATGATCATCAAACACGTACACCCCTTAAACTCAAGGTTTAAAAGGGTTTGTGTTTTTTGTGGGAGTAGCTCTGGCAAGAGAAATTGCTACCGTGAAGCAGCCGTCGAACTCGCCCGAGAATTG GTTTCGAGAAGGTTGGATCTTGTTTATGGAGGTGGAAGTATTGGCTTAATGGGGCTTGTCTCTCGTGAGGTTCACAATGGAGGTGGACATGTCATAGG AATTATCCCAAAAACCTTGATGCGTAAAGAG ATTACTGGAGAAACAGTTGGGGAGGTCCGACCAGTAGCCGACATGCATCAAAGGAAAGCGGAGATGGCCCGCCATTCTGACTGTTTCATTGCTCTCCCag gtggATATGGAACGTTGGAAGAGCTACTCGAAGTCATAACCTGGGCCCAACTCGGCATCCACGACAAGCCG GTGGGTTTGCTGAATGTTCATGGCTATTACAACTCGCTTCTCTCCTTCATTGACAAGGCGGTAGACGACGGCTTCATCATGCCATCTCAACGTAGTATTATCGTATCTGCCCCAAACGCAAAGGAGCTCGTTCAGAAACTCGAG GAATACGTGCCGGTTCACGATGGTGTGGTGGCAAAAGCCAAGTGGGAAGCGGCACAAATGGAGCTAAACGCCAGTTTGCAGACAGAATTCTACCGGTGA
- the LOC103502636 gene encoding cytokinin riboside 5'-monophosphate phosphoribohydrolase LOG5-like isoform X2: MGDDGEMIIKHVHPLNSRFKRVCVFCGSSSGKRNCYREAAVELARELVSRRLDLVYGGGSIGLMGLVSREVHNGGGHVIGIIPKTLMRKEITGETVGEVRPVADMHQRKAEMARHSDCFIALPGGYGTLEELLEVITWAQLGIHDKPVGLLNVHGYYNSLLSFIDKAVDDGFIMPSQRSIIVSAPNAKELVQKLEN, encoded by the exons atgggtGATGATGGGGAGATGATCATCAAACACGTACACCCCTTAAACTCAAGGTTTAAAAGGGTTTGTGTTTTTTGTGGGAGTAGCTCTGGCAAGAGAAATTGCTACCGTGAAGCAGCCGTCGAACTCGCCCGAGAATTG GTTTCGAGAAGGTTGGATCTTGTTTATGGAGGTGGAAGTATTGGCTTAATGGGGCTTGTCTCTCGTGAGGTTCACAATGGAGGTGGACATGTCATAGG AATTATCCCAAAAACCTTGATGCGTAAAGAG ATTACTGGAGAAACAGTTGGGGAGGTCCGACCAGTAGCCGACATGCATCAAAGGAAAGCGGAGATGGCCCGCCATTCTGACTGTTTCATTGCTCTCCCag gtggATATGGAACGTTGGAAGAGCTACTCGAAGTCATAACCTGGGCCCAACTCGGCATCCACGACAAGCCG GTGGGTTTGCTGAATGTTCATGGCTATTACAACTCGCTTCTCTCCTTCATTGACAAGGCGGTAGACGACGGCTTCATCATGCCATCTCAACGTAGTATTATCGTATCTGCCCCAAACGCAAAGGAGCTCGTTCAGAAACTCGAG AATTGA
- the LOC103502637 gene encoding uncharacterized protein LOC103502637 isoform X1 — protein MLSLNSISQFLVRFLCRCFRSSILHLPSSSLEAKKRRSRGSASAMITRSNLVEQLREYQIRSKHEWASVSFFSSTSNITSSRVDVVIFVIWELIILSFLVFSAVSLYFRHMQLAFILVCITMLLLLCMKVTKQVRLARKKKRRMLLPLSM, from the exons ATGCTCTCTCTCAATTCCATTTCACAATTCCTTGTTCGATTCCTTTGTCGCTGTTTTCGTTCCTCCATTCTTCACCTTCCCTCTTCCTCCCTTGAGGCAAAGAAAAGAAGGTCTCGGGGTTCAGCTTCAGCCATGATTACTCGATCGAATCTGGTTGAGCAGTTGAGAGAATACCAGATTCGATCCAAACACGAGTGGGCTTCCGTCTCCTTCTTCTCCTCTACCTCTAATATTACATCCTCCAG GGTGGATGTAGTGATTTTTGTAATATGGGAACTTATAATACTATCGTTCTTGGTGTTCTCGGCAGTTTCTTTATATTTTCGGCATATGCAGTTGGCTTTTATTTTAGTATGCATTACGATGTTGTTGCTTCTATGCATGAAAGTTACAAAGCAAGTGAGATTGGctaggaagaagaaaagaaggatGCTTCTTCCATTGTCCATGTGA
- the LOC103502637 gene encoding uncharacterized protein LOC103502637 isoform X2, translating to MLSLNSISQFLVRFLCRCFRSSILHLPSSSLEAKKRRSRGSASAMITRSNLVEQLREYQIRSKHEWASVSFFSSTSNITSSRFKRMSCQCIKMEVGSARLCMIGWM from the exons ATGCTCTCTCTCAATTCCATTTCACAATTCCTTGTTCGATTCCTTTGTCGCTGTTTTCGTTCCTCCATTCTTCACCTTCCCTCTTCCTCCCTTGAGGCAAAGAAAAGAAGGTCTCGGGGTTCAGCTTCAGCCATGATTACTCGATCGAATCTGGTTGAGCAGTTGAGAGAATACCAGATTCGATCCAAACACGAGTGGGCTTCCGTCTCCTTCTTCTCCTCTACCTCTAATATTACATCCTCCAG GTTCAAAAGAATGTCATGTCAGTGCATAAAAATGGAAGTTGGAAGTGCAAGATTATGTATGATAG GGTGGATGTAG